The sequence ACAGCGGTCACCGGACAGGTCACCCGATGCGGGGCAATCGGCACCGGAGGGTGACCGCGAGGGCCCCCGGCCGTGGAATGATTGGCCGACGACGACCGGCGACGGGGGAGGAGCGGATGGGGGATCACTTCGGGCTGGGGCCCGCGACAGTGCCGGTCGTGGGGGTGTCGTCCGGCCCCGGGGCCGAGTCCGACTACGCGCCGCGCCGGGGGGAGCCGATCCGCGTCCTGGTGGTGGACGACCACGCGCTGTTCCGCCGCGGCCTGGAGATCGTGCTGGCCGAGGAGGAGGACATCACCGTCGTCGGCGAGGCCGGGGACGGTGCGGAGGCGGTGCTCAAGGCGGCCGACCTGCTGCCCGACATCATCCTCATGGACGTCAGGATGCCGCGCCGCAGCGGGATCGAGGCCTGCACCGCGATCAAGGACGTCGCACCCAGCACCAAGATCATCATGCTGACGATAAGCGACGAGGAGGCCGACCTCTACGAGGCGATCAAGGCGGGGGCCACCGGCTACCTGCTCAAGGAGATCTCCACCGACGAGGTCGCCACCGCGATCCGCGCGGTCGCCGACGGGCAGTCCCAGATCAGCCCGTCGATGGCGTCCAAGCTGCTCACCGAGTTCAAGTCGATGATCCAGCGCCGCTCCGACGAAAGGGAGTTGGTGCCCGCGCCGCGGCTGACGGACCGGGAGCTGGAGGTGCTGAAGCTGGTGGCCACCGGGATGAACAACCGGGAGATCGCCAAGGAGTTGTTCATCAGCGAGAACACCGTGAAGAACCATGTGCGCAACATCCTGGAGAAGCTGCAGCTGCACTCCCGGATGGAGGCCGTGGTGTACGCGATGCGGGAGAAGATCCTCGAAATAGGGTGACCGCGGGGCCCGGTGGGCCCCGGCCGCCGTGGCGGCCGGGGTGCCCGGGGGAGTCGGGGTGCCCGGCGGGGCACCCCGGTCAGGCCAACAGCCGCTCCAGTGCCGGGCGCAGCGAGTCGTCCTGCAGCGCCTCGACCCGGACGGTGTCGCAGCCCACCCAGCCGGCCGCCTCGCGCAGCGCGTCGGCCAGCGCCTCCAGGTGGCGGGGGGAGTCCAGCGAGACCTGACGTGCCACCAGGGTCCGGCCCTCGCGGGCCGGG comes from Streptomyces sp. TLI_053 and encodes:
- a CDS encoding response regulator transcription factor — encoded protein: MGDHFGLGPATVPVVGVSSGPGAESDYAPRRGEPIRVLVVDDHALFRRGLEIVLAEEEDITVVGEAGDGAEAVLKAADLLPDIILMDVRMPRRSGIEACTAIKDVAPSTKIIMLTISDEEADLYEAIKAGATGYLLKEISTDEVATAIRAVADGQSQISPSMASKLLTEFKSMIQRRSDERELVPAPRLTDRELEVLKLVATGMNNREIAKELFISENTVKNHVRNILEKLQLHSRMEAVVYAMREKILEIG